A genomic stretch from Candidatus Nitrososphaera gargensis Ga9.2 includes:
- a CDS encoding transcription factor S: MRFCPKCETRLRPAPDEEMVECPKCGFKAKKGKQEKNATTKQENKKTTTGSDASLKVMEGDSVEALPTTNIECPQCGNGTAFWWMLQTRSADEATTQFYRCTKCSHTWRNYA, encoded by the coding sequence TTGCGTTTTTGTCCAAAGTGTGAGACGCGCCTGAGGCCCGCACCCGACGAAGAGATGGTAGAATGCCCCAAATGCGGCTTCAAGGCCAAGAAAGGCAAGCAAGAAAAGAACGCAACAACCAAACAAGAGAACAAGAAGACAACAACAGGCTCGGACGCTTCGCTCAAGGTGATGGAAGGAGACAGCGTCGAAGCGCTTCCGACCACCAACATCGAGTGCCCGCAGTGCGGGAACGGCACAGCGTTCTGGTGGATGCTCCAGACAAGGTCGGCAGACGAAGCCACCACACAGTTCTACAGGTGCACAAAGTGCAGCCACACGTGGCGCAACTACGCCTAG
- a CDS encoding zinc ribbon domain-containing protein, protein MCRNRCWLVDLVDAQRRQVIQNTLNVRAHAKKIKKPLLNLARKKKGSKNREKTRKRGGQVIVVNPNGTSQKCSRCGVVAEKKLGLDVRMFECYSCGMVIDRDLNAAKNILKLGLF, encoded by the coding sequence ATCTGTCGGAATCGATGTTGGCTTGTCGACCTGGTTGACGCTCAGCGACGGCAAGTAATTCAAAATACACTAAATGTCAGAGCTCATGCGAAGAAGATCAAGAAGCCCCTGCTGAATCTTGCAAGGAAAAAGAAGGGTTCTAAGAACAGAGAGAAGACAAGAAAGCGCGGTGGACAGGTAATTGTTGTCAATCCAAATGGCACGTCGCAGAAATGCTCAAGATGCGGGGTGGTTGCAGAAAAGAAGCTTGGCCTTGACGTACGTATGTTTGAATGTTATAGCTGTGGGATGGTCATAGATCGTGACCTGAATGCGGCCAAGAACATTCTAAAATTGGGTCTGTTCTAG
- a CDS encoding RpoL/Rpb11 RNA polymerase subunit family protein — protein sequence MLAEIVDVKDNAIELKIREEDISILYIIQHELLKEKSVDFAGVIQKHPLTKEYQMRVVTKRKDPMEVIQDTSSSAQEYSKDVVSMIKSALKK from the coding sequence ATGCTTGCAGAAATTGTCGATGTCAAGGATAACGCGATTGAGCTAAAAATACGTGAAGAGGATATTTCTATTCTATACATTATCCAGCATGAATTGCTAAAGGAAAAGAGCGTGGACTTTGCCGGCGTCATCCAAAAGCACCCGCTGACAAAGGAATACCAGATGAGAGTGGTTACAAAGAGAAAGGACCCGATGGAAGTCATTCAGGACACATCTTCTTCTGCACAAGAATATTCCAAGGACGTGGTCAGCATGATCAAGTCCGCCCTCAAAAAGTAA
- the amrS gene encoding AmmeMemoRadiSam system radical SAM enzyme produces the protein MQTNVPGKDAELFTALPNGRVRCTACARLCEIPEGKVGLCGIRGVVNNKLRLFVYGRVIAGHIDPIEKKPVTHYMPGTDIFSISTTGCNWLCQYCQNYDISQRRKVEGAEMTPEQVAETAARYGSQGIAYTYNEPSIFIEFARDCGIEAHKRGIFNIFVSNGYDTPESVGMMSQFLDCITVDFKGNGEQKFVRRYIGIPGSDPIFQTLKEIRDKTKIHVEITDLVVPQVGDDLEAARKLCRFVHDELGPDTPIHFLRFHPDYKMMEFGNTPVETLEKHHAIAKQEGLKYAYLGNVPGHPLEDTYCPECKSLVVGRYGFAIESWNLDGNNCCKNCGYPIPIIGKLRKARKNLFQFVH, from the coding sequence ATGCAGACGAATGTGCCCGGCAAGGATGCCGAGCTTTTTACAGCATTGCCAAACGGCAGGGTCAGGTGCACAGCGTGCGCTCGGCTCTGTGAAATACCGGAAGGCAAGGTTGGCCTTTGCGGCATAAGAGGAGTGGTGAACAACAAGCTGAGGCTGTTCGTTTACGGCCGAGTCATTGCCGGCCATATCGATCCAATTGAAAAAAAGCCGGTGACCCACTATATGCCAGGCACGGACATATTTTCAATTTCTACGACTGGTTGCAATTGGCTCTGCCAGTACTGCCAGAACTATGACATTTCGCAGAGGCGCAAGGTGGAAGGCGCAGAAATGACGCCGGAACAGGTGGCCGAGACTGCTGCTCGCTACGGCTCGCAAGGCATAGCCTACACCTACAACGAGCCCTCCATCTTTATCGAGTTCGCGCGCGATTGCGGAATTGAGGCGCACAAGCGCGGCATATTCAACATCTTTGTTTCAAACGGCTACGATACGCCAGAGTCCGTCGGCATGATGAGTCAGTTCCTCGACTGCATCACTGTTGATTTCAAGGGAAACGGCGAGCAGAAATTTGTCAGACGCTACATCGGCATACCTGGCTCAGATCCGATCTTTCAGACGCTCAAAGAAATCCGCGACAAGACAAAGATCCACGTCGAGATCACCGATCTTGTCGTGCCACAGGTGGGCGACGATCTGGAAGCTGCAAGAAAGCTATGCAGGTTTGTGCATGACGAGCTTGGGCCGGACACGCCAATTCACTTTCTGCGGTTCCACCCTGACTACAAAATGATGGAATTTGGTAACACGCCTGTCGAGACACTGGAGAAGCACCATGCGATAGCCAAGCAGGAAGGTCTGAAATACGCGTACCTTGGCAACGTCCCAGGGCACCCGCTTGAAGATACATACTGCCCGGAATGTAAGAGCCTCGTCGTTGGGCGCTATGGCTTTGCCATCGAGTCATGGAACCTTGATGGCAACAACTGCTGCAAGAACTGTGGCTACCCGATACCAATAATTGGCAAGCTCCGCAAGGCAAGAAAGAATCTGTTCCAGTTTGTTCATTAA